One window from the genome of Rufibacter tibetensis encodes:
- a CDS encoding DUF4153 domain-containing protein, which produces MRYEIISNLENPRHLEKLYRGNKAPFKREFSGIYPELKGNILADYWNERLNYETDDISWGTRNELLFVIFASLIAGLLAKVPAMFNINEEYFYPRNISFLVFPFLAAYFAWKNKLQVNKIAYLTGAIIACLVYINLLPNTTQSDTLILACLHLPLLLWVILGLSFSGKELSNYQKRLDFLRFNGDLAVMSALLVIAGIMMTGITIGLFSLIGFNIEKFYTEYVVVFGAVAVPIVGTFLTQTNPQLVNKVSPVIAKIFSPLVLVMLVIYLGAIIFSGKDPYNDREFLLLFNLLLIGVMALIFFSVAESSTKERSLSSIWVLLLLSVVTVVVNGIALSAISFRISEWGITPNRVAVLGGNVLILVHLLLVTVMLYKTITKKAAIAEVGRAIALYLPVYFIWTIVVVFLFPLIFGFK; this is translated from the coding sequence ATGCGTTACGAAATCATTTCTAACCTAGAAAACCCCAGACATTTGGAAAAGTTGTACCGAGGCAACAAAGCGCCCTTTAAACGGGAGTTCAGCGGAATCTATCCTGAGTTAAAAGGAAATATTCTTGCTGACTACTGGAATGAGCGGCTGAACTACGAAACAGATGATATTTCCTGGGGAACCCGAAATGAACTCCTGTTTGTGATCTTTGCCTCCCTTATTGCGGGGTTACTTGCCAAGGTGCCAGCTATGTTCAATATCAATGAGGAGTACTTTTATCCTCGCAATATCAGCTTCCTGGTATTCCCATTCCTTGCGGCTTACTTCGCCTGGAAAAACAAATTGCAGGTAAACAAAATAGCCTATTTGACGGGTGCAATAATAGCCTGTCTGGTGTATATCAATCTACTGCCAAACACCACGCAAAGCGACACTCTTATTTTAGCCTGCCTCCATTTGCCTTTGCTGCTATGGGTTATACTTGGCTTATCATTTTCAGGCAAGGAACTCAGCAACTACCAAAAACGGCTAGATTTCCTTCGCTTTAACGGTGACCTGGCGGTTATGTCAGCTTTATTAGTGATAGCTGGCATCATGATGACGGGGATCACCATTGGGTTGTTCTCTCTCATCGGTTTCAATATTGAGAAATTCTACACCGAGTATGTGGTAGTGTTTGGGGCTGTTGCAGTACCTATCGTAGGCACCTTTCTCACCCAAACCAATCCGCAACTGGTCAACAAAGTGTCGCCGGTTATCGCTAAGATATTCAGTCCATTGGTTCTGGTAATGTTAGTAATTTACCTGGGTGCTATCATCTTTTCTGGGAAAGACCCTTATAACGACCGTGAATTTCTTTTACTGTTCAATCTCCTTTTAATTGGAGTGATGGCCTTGATCTTCTTCTCCGTTGCCGAAAGTTCTACGAAAGAAAGGTCTCTTTCCAGCATATGGGTACTTCTTCTACTGTCTGTGGTAACGGTGGTAGTAAACGGGATTGCTCTTTCTGCTATTTCCTTCCGGATTTCAGAGTGGGGAATCACCCCTAACCGGGTGGCAGTGCTGGGTGGTAACGTGTTGATCTTAGTACACCTGCTACTTGTAACAGTTATGTTGTATAAAACCATCACGAAGAAAGCAGCAATAGCCGAAGTAGGAAGAGCCATCGCCTTATACCTACCGGTTTACTTTATTTGGACAATAGTAGTGGTTTTCCTTTTCCCCCTAATTTTTGGATTCAAGTAG
- a CDS encoding winged helix-turn-helix domain-containing protein, producing MSVLMVEDKVDFNTLKETLQLTDGNLASHLRALEEAEYLRVEKQFVGRKPQTTYHATDAGREAFKSHLDALEQLILNNRKS from the coding sequence ATGTCGGTGCTAATGGTAGAAGACAAAGTAGATTTCAACACCTTGAAGGAAACTTTGCAACTCACTGATGGCAACCTGGCTAGCCACCTCCGAGCATTGGAAGAAGCAGAATACCTGCGCGTGGAAAAGCAGTTTGTAGGTCGTAAACCTCAAACTACGTACCACGCCACCGATGCCGGCCGTGAAGCTTTCAAAAGCCATTTAGATGCTTTAGAACAGCTAATTTTAAATAACAGGAAATCCTAG
- the cysM gene encoding cysteine synthase CysM: MTLFDLIGNTPLVEINNINPNKKVKIYGKLEGQNPAGSVKDRAAYSMIKGAMERGEVKPGDKLVEATSGNTGIALAMIAQALGVQISLIMPDNSTSERVKAMLAYGAEVILTPAEKTIEYSRELAEDMAEKQGFHLLNQFANPDNYLAHYHTTGPEIWRDTQGAVTHFVSAMGTTGTIMGVSRYLKEQNPSVQIVGTQPSEGANIPGIRRWSPEYLPKIYEKERVDRIIDISEQQATDMTRRLAKEEGIFAGMSSGGALQASYHLAQELEEGVFVFIVCDRGDRYLSTDLFG; encoded by the coding sequence ATGACATTATTCGACCTGATCGGAAATACACCGTTGGTGGAGATTAACAATATCAATCCTAACAAGAAGGTAAAAATATACGGCAAGCTGGAAGGCCAGAACCCTGCGGGCAGCGTGAAGGACCGGGCAGCTTACAGCATGATAAAGGGTGCCATGGAGAGGGGTGAAGTAAAGCCAGGGGACAAGCTTGTAGAAGCAACCAGCGGAAATACAGGCATTGCCCTGGCTATGATTGCCCAAGCTCTTGGTGTCCAGATCTCCCTGATCATGCCAGACAACTCCACCTCAGAGCGGGTAAAAGCCATGCTGGCTTACGGCGCGGAGGTGATTTTAACTCCGGCAGAAAAGACCATTGAGTATTCCCGGGAGCTGGCAGAGGATATGGCTGAGAAGCAAGGCTTTCATTTGCTTAACCAGTTTGCTAACCCCGATAACTATCTTGCCCATTACCACACTACCGGTCCAGAGATCTGGAGAGACACACAAGGTGCTGTGACCCATTTCGTTTCTGCCATGGGTACAACCGGTACGATCATGGGGGTGTCCAGGTACCTCAAAGAGCAGAATCCCTCTGTTCAGATTGTAGGTACTCAACCTTCAGAAGGGGCTAACATCCCAGGTATTCGGCGGTGGTCCCCGGAATACCTTCCTAAGATTTACGAAAAAGAGAGAGTAGACCGCATTATAGATATCAGTGAACAGCAGGCTACTGACATGACTAGAAGACTGGCGAAAGAGGAGGGAATCTTTGCCGGTATGAGCAGCGGGGGCGCTCTACAGGCCAGTTATCATTTAGCACAGGAGTTGGAAGAAGGAGTTTTTGTCTTTATTGTTTGTGACAGGGGAGACCGCTACCTGAGCACAGACCTTTTCGGCTGA